In Lasioglossum baleicum chromosome 1, iyLasBale1, whole genome shotgun sequence, the genomic window CAGTCCTTTCTTATCCTTGCTGATGAAACTTTAAACTCATAATCAGGGTTACcaatacataaaaaaaatgGTTTCGAGCGATCATATGTTGGAATTGGAACAGTCCTGACAACTTGACGGTCACAATTAGGTCTCACAATATTTGTAACCGGTCGTATTTATAATTCTTTTTGGTTTTattgtttctttaaaaatttgattGTTATCAGGTTCAGAATGATATCGAAAAATGGTATCGCTCGGGCTGCTTGTGAATCAGTGTTCGTCGTATACAGCGAATATTAATCACAAACAATAACCTTGTAACTTCCCGAAATATAACCTAATCATGGACTATTTAAGTGAGATAATAGCTCTCGGAATTGACAGTGTCATCATCAGTATCTgtttgaaacagtttttctcTTGCAAGAAGGCAATCCTTGCAGTCAAGGTAAGCAAGATTTTTTGTTATTGCACTTGCTTCTTGTGGAGCTCCGTGCAAATTTAATAGTTTGCAAAATCTAACCTCGCCACACGATGAGcatagaatttattacacaaaatGCTAGTAATATATATAGCAGCGTGTGTAAACATACCTGAAAACGTTCAGTTTCTCCACAGGATGCAGAGATTCACGAGGTTGGTCCACAGTTGGAGAGCCTTCTCAATAAACAACCTGATAACAAAATAGGCTATATAGCAATCAGAGGCATCGTTTCACCTTTAGGAAAACCATTGACTAGTATCAATGATACAAAGATAACTGGTGTTGTACAGAAGCTCAAAATTAAAGAACATGTTGTGGCCAGATCTACCGCTGGTTTCTGGTATATTACATTTCTTTTAAACACAGTACAAAGAGAAACATATTCTTCCAAAGTTATAAACGatacatttctttttattacCTTTAGGTCAGATCAAGAGCACACTGTTCATAAAGTATGTAATACTGTACCATTTGCCTTGAAACACGGCACTAAAACTGTAGAAGTATTAGAACCATTGTCTGCTGATATTTTAGACTTGGATGTGGTATCAAATACTTTCGAACCTACTGTACCAACGTTTGCAGACCACTTATGGGGTTTCTTCACAGGTTGGAAATATATGATACACTGttattgatatgatattttTCTATACGATATTTCCAAAACATTCAAATTTCATGGTAATTTTAGGTATACGTAAACGTGGTTTGCAGTCTACTGAAGAACTGCTACGTGAAGGTACATTGATCACAGGTATTGGTGAACTATCAAAGAGTAAATCGAATGCTCTTTCGTTGCAACCTCCAACGAATGGAATGCCATTTTATTTAACGAGCATGTCGATTACTTCGTTGCTTAAAAAATTGGACGATCGAAAAAGAACATACAGGTGCGGTCGATTGCTTTCCTCTACTATCTTGTAGCGCAACCAATTGCGAGGCGTTAATATTGTCGATCACGTtctgtttcagatttttaagtttcatgttTGGTGCAGTCGGTTTATTGATCGGCGGGATAGTACTTCGGCGTTATTGGAAAGACAGAACGGAGCAAAGATTGGCAGAAGAATTGAGGCAGTCTCTTTCCGCATCTCGGAGAGAAAGAAGGCAAAGAGTGAGAGACACTGATCTCAGAGAGGATCAGTTGTGCGTTGTTTGCCGCACAAATCCGCTTGAAATTATTCTTCTTCCATGTGGACACGTCTGCTTATGCGAGGATTGTTCCGACGACATTACTAGTGATTGTCCTGTCTGTAGATCTCCGATCATGCAGAAAGCTGCTGCCTATATAATTTAAGATGAATGTAcgaataaaattgttaaagttTACTCCGAAGGTCTTTAAATGGTAAAGAGTGGCTATAAAAATGAATCTAGCGCTtgtaatagcttcacgtaattACAAGATTGTTGTAAACAGAAATCTGAAAATATAAGATATATTTTCGTTTATTATACACGCGAGTACATCATATATGAAAATGTCAAAACTCTAAAGCGGTTTGATTCTCTTTTTCAGTGTCGTTTTTGGAACTGTCCGCGGTTTCGTTGAACGAATCCATCACGcgtttaattttattggtttttCCAATGCCAAGTTTCGGTAGTCCTCTATTTAAACCTTCCAACATAATGCAAGCTTTGCATATTTCTTGACTTGAAACAAATCCGCAACGAGAACACATCCTTCGTTCCGGCATTTTAACAGTATCTTTTACTTCTAAAGTTTCCCCTGTTGCAGAATACATTAGTTCGTATGTTAGGCATCcatgaaaatttcaatataaagaTTACAGCACAATTTCATTTACCAGAATGTATAATATCCAAAATGGACGAGGACCTAATCTTCTCTAAATCTTTCAGGAATGTTCTCGCATGACCCCTGTATGCATTCGGTGCAAATATACACTCAGTTGAGAAGTATACTAAACGTTTGAAATACGCATACATTACGATCTCCTTCTCGTAGGCGTACTTGAGTGGCTTGCATCGTTTTATGCAATCTGCTCCTGCCTGTATTGCAAAACATAATCTTGTTATTATATGAAGTTAGAACATTTAAAACAAGTCACTCGTATACAAATTGCATGAATACTTCAAAATAAACTCTTACAGTAATGACTGAAGTGCATCGTTGTAGCCTTGCAATGTCCCCACGTAAAATATTCATGATAACTGTCTCTGCTATGTCATCTGCATTATGACCTGTTGCAATGCAGTCTACTCCTAACAGGGCGGCACCTCTATCTAATGCCTGTCTTCGAAATACGCCGCAAAAGGTACAATTATTCTTTTTTCCTATCTGAAGTAAAATGAGCATTAGTTATGTACAGTGGACCACATATAAAAACAAAATGTATATTCATACTTCTGCTACAATTTCATCCATAGTCCACCCATACAACTCTTTGtaagataatatttttaatggcaacccataatcatttttattttgttgaactgTTTTTAAACTATCGTCCCTGTATCCTAAAAATGAAAAGCTTGTAATAAGAAATTTGTTAAGTTTTGCAACAGTATAATATTGCTGCATAGTATACCGGTAATTCCTTCATCGATGGAcaaaagaaacaattcaattccaTAATTGTATCTCTCGTTCAATGTTTTTAACATGTATGCTAGAACAGTTGAATCTTTTCCTCCTGATGCTCCAATAGCAACTTTGTCACccgatttaaataattttcctaCTGTGATAGTATGATGAATTTCAGACTCGAAGGCCATGAAAAAACATTCTCTGCATAACGCATGTCCAGTTTTAGGCCTCTGTAATTGAATGCATTATTTCTTTGAATTCCTAATTGATCTTGAAAGTATCGATAGCAAAAACGATTAACTTACTTTGAGAGTAGCGTCTTTCCCACAATTTCTTGAACACGGAATCGGCATTTTGATAGAAAAATTATAACGTCACTGTGTCTCGAATATTACGTTtatattgttgaaatatttcaCGATCCGACCACGTGATTAAATTGTCACACAGGTTATAAATGTCGGTAATAAAAATAGTCGATTTAAAGGAAAGTTAAGTTAaattaaatgcattttttattttacgatagaTGTATGATCTACACAAAAAGACTGTGAAATATTTTTGATCACTTCAATGCATTCACAGCTCACGTACAATACATTTTTCGCAAAAATTAATCTTCCGGCTTCTCTGGGGGTGGGCCACAAGGTTGCAACATCTTTTCCATAAGATTAAATCGTACACGCGCTTTTGCTTCGTTTTCGGCAATTGCGAAGAAATTTAATAAATCATAGTGTCCCATGTATGAACTGCAAGAATCACGGTGTTGATTCACAAGCCATTCGAACTTTGTTGTGTCAGCGTGACCTGTGCCAATGTATTTTGATTGCAAATGCTCTAATTGACTGTGAATATTATAACGTTCTCCCATGCTTCAATTTTCTCGGCCAACAAACACGAAAACACTATAAATATACGATTTCTCAGGTTTGCTCAAAGTTCAGTCTTCCTCGTTTTTGCAGTCAATTGCAGATTAAAAAATTACGTTTCGACTCGAATTTGTACTCAGAGTCTCAGATGTCTCCAGATAGTCCAGATCAGTCCAGATGTCTCAGAGTGCGTCTAAATTCGTAATGCAGCGTTTTCATGAAAGAATACTGTTCGCTGAAGTTCGCTCAGTTCGCTCTGTACCGAatcaaataaattgtaatatgtttgtaaaatgtataaaaatataatagccctgtaaatgaaatgaaaaattaatgaaacacaTTGAGTACACAttaaacaaataatttatttatacaacaaTTAAACTATTTTTATCTGTACCGATATTATTTAACCGGATATTGTATTCTTCTGACTGTATACCTATATtacttataattaatattaaaacatcAATACATCGATACGTAaaaatataatacgaaaataataattatagagGTTCGTTCTTCTAAAATGTTCTAGGTACGATAGCAAATATTATTGCGAATCCTTCACGTTTCGATTGTATTCAGAACAATTTTCTTGATTGATAAACATTTAATTACAAGTGCATTTGTATTTACAGAGGGTATATCTGGTATTTATAAATAGGTGCAAAGTGTAAATTTAGTTCAACCAATTGTATCGAGTAGAAGGAGTCTCAAGATCATCCACAATTTCGGTTTCTCTACAGCAAGACCGAAAGAGCGCAGCACTTGTCGCTTGTTACGTCAGACAATAATGACGTGCTAATGGTTAATGGCTTCTACTTACTGAGCTACCTTTATGAGAAAGCCAAATACAATCCAAAGAAAATTCATGATATATGATGCATCGGCTAGTAAATCTATAAAAATATGATTGCCTGAACATTGAATTGTCACGATCTATTTAACGTAATATGTTGTGAGAGACTGCATACGGAGCAACGAACGTAACCATTACACTCATCGCTACGTTGGACCACAGACTTAAGATCAGACTAAATAGTCTGTGGTTGGATCCAGCCCGATGCAAAGGAACCCAACATTCGGCGTGATATCGCAAGACTTACATTGCACGTGAGTACCAACGTTCGTCGTCGACGTAGAAATCCGTCGGGAACGCTAAGCAACTTTCTATTGCAAAAACTGGGCAACTCCCTTGCCACCTAGTCGTTCATAATGGCGGCTACGCGCTAGGTCGACCGAGAAATTCTTTTCGACGAAACGTTTCCTCGATCGACAAGTCATACGTTCACGTCGGATGAATTCTCTCGCGTATATCCCGAAAATATCGCGATTCACCGTGATTCCCCGTTCTTTTTTCGGTTTCTTAACGAATCCGTGTTATTCGAAAGTATTGTTACGTCGACTAAACTATACATGTGTGAGTTCGTGTGTCTCCTTTTCATGTGTGATTGTTATGTGCGTGTGTTATATCCATGACGATCAGTATCAAAGTATTGAGAGAGaacagaaattattattttacccGAAAACTTTTTTATACTACTTAATATTAAGTATCTCGATGTAGTgagtataaatataatattaagaaaattatacatattcaAGAAATCGAGGTTGATTGCAAATCAATCTTGCTGATTGTTTGTGGGCATTTAAACAAATGTGATTCCATTGTTTGTAGAGTATTTTTGTGTTCTTTATGTAAGTAACATGTAAACAACAATAATTATTCTTATATATTGTAacattctaactttttattctTACAAGGAAAGTACGTAGAAATAAGTCGTGGACTCGCAGAGAATATGAATAACATTCAAagcttataattatataattagtagatttaataattattatatatgtacacTGAAATATTTGTACACTTCAGTAGGTGACATGCCTGGCAGTCGTGATATCGAACGAGCAGAACGTAATGGAAGATTTCGATCGCGCAGGAGAGACAGCACAGGCAGTGATATAAACCGACACAACTTCGAGGGCTCCGACAAGAAGCACAGACGGCATGGAAAAAGTAAGAGTTccggaaaaaagaagaaaaagaggtCCCGAGACAAATCTATAGAGAATGTACCAACCGTAGCCTCTTCCATAGTTAAGCCTTTGGTTGAATACTCGGACGTGAGTAGCGAAGACTTGTCCGAGCCGGAAGCAGGGGAGATTCAGTCGGAGGACAGTAGAGGTAATAGCTACACGGACGGAGAAGTACCTGAAACAGTTTTACAGAGGCGTTATTATGGCGGGAGTCCCGTGCGAGCTCTGGGAGCATCGCCAATTAGTCTTTCACCATCTCCACCGGTCCAGCACAGGCATTCCAGCAGACATTATTCACCTAACGAGCAGCAACCTTCAGCGATGCATGGTGGTACTCCTGAGTACGAAGAGGAGTCCAGGCGCTACGCGAGACGGAAAGAGAAGAAACATAAacgagaaaagaagaagaaacgaaGCCTTAGTCCCTCGTCTAGTTCTGGCAAGAAGAAGAAACGAAAGTCCAAGAGACATTCTCATAGTATGAGCCCACATCGCATACCGGACGAAATTATCATAAGCCCGGAACACGAGAAACCAGTTGGAAATTGGTCCGAGTCTCCTCCTCTACCGTTGAAGGATAGCACCTCGCCGATATCACCGGCGACACCCCAAGAGTTGAGAGAGTTCAGCGATGTTGAACTAGTACTGTCCAGACAACCTCGAAATGTAACACCACCACCTCTTCCCCCGAGACCAACAGAATCACCACATACCCCTTTGTTGCCGCCAAGAACTGCAACGCCGGAGAACAACAAAGCAAACTTGTCTACGATAAAACACACGCCGGAAAGACAGAAACATAGTCCTAGTATTCACGCTCGACGCAACAGCATTAGTCCGGGGCCGATGATCAGCGCGAGTCGTAGGAGACCTCATAGTCCCAGTCCGCCATCGAGACGAAGAGACCATAGTCCAGCAAGGAGAAGAGATTTTAGTCCCAACCCCATGGTGCACAGACTCAGGCACAGCCCTAGTCCTTCGAGGAGGCGGGAATTCAGTCCGAGTCCTGTTGGTCATCGACGCAGAGGAGATCCCGTTAACTCACCACCCTCGAGTAAACGTAGAAGACGGGATGAGCCTGATCGACGACACAGACACCACGAGAAAGACAGGAGGGATAAAAGAAAATCAAGATCGACTAGAAGTCCCACTGGGAGCAGGTATTGTAGATACAGGATGTGAATATCTCGCTTGTTATTGATAACTTTATAATTAACACGAGTCGCTGTTCTAGGTTGCATTTACCACTTTCCCGTTCCCGATCTCGAAGTCCTGGAAGATGGCGGAAGATCCAGTCGCGATCGAGGTCGCGATCCCGACGACGAAGTCGAACCCCGAAGAAGTCTCGTTCTCCCAGCAAATCTCACAAGTCTGTGAGGAAGCACAAGTCGAAAAGCCCTCGTCCCTCGAGGATACCCTCTCCTTCGCCGCATAGACCCAGGCCGAGGAGTCCGTCTAGTATCACCGCGAGAAACCTCCGAGTACAAGCAAAGATCAGCGAGACCAGTCTATTCGCCGAACTGGTGAAAGACAGGAACATGCGGGAACTGGCCTTTAAGAAGCTACAAGCGGCTAAAGAGAAAGCCGTGAACCAAGACGAGGTTCAGATCATAGAGGGCACCGACGACAAAGAAGGCAGCAACGCGTCTTCCGAGAACAAAGCCTCCTCCACCGACAACAAAGACAAATACGTAAATCATAAAGATCAAGCGAAGGGGGCGAATGAGAGCATGAAATCTGTTGATGTTGTGGATATTCCTGTTCCGGGATCGGACGATAGTGGAATTGCGGGAAAAACACCCCCGTTGCCCATGGCAGTACAGTCTGTCAGTGCGCCGAACTTAATGCCCGGAGGTAATCAGCCTCCAACTGTTGTATATACTTCACCTACAACCGCTGCGTCTAACAGTTGTCCAGTGACCGTTACAAGTAGCCCGAACTTCCCGACCGTTACCAATGTACAAGCACCCCCGTTGCCACAGTCTGATCCCGCGAACGTGCCCTGTATACCCCAACCGTCTATGTCAGTGCCTATCCCTGTACCAGTACCTGTGCTACCAAACATGTCCATACCGCCGCCACCGATACCAATTCCCGTACCAGCGCCCAACACGGCCATGTCGAAGTTCAATCCTCCCAATAACTTGGTTCCTCTTAAGTCTGTAGATCCCCCTAAACCCCCTATCGTGGCATTCAAGACGAAAAGTCTGTCACGGTTACCGTTACCGCCCGGAATTAATCAGAATGATTTGGAGAGTATAGACTCGCCGCCGAGTAGGTCTCCGAGTCCACCTAGCAAGGCGCAAATGAAGTTCCCCGCGTCCACTCCGAAACCACCGCAGAAGAAGAGTATCAAAGACTTGCCTATGCCTCCAGGTATATTAATTAACTTTACacgacagagttgggcattatttgaataatttgttATTCGACCATAGCTTTTCAAGGTGGTCGAGGATTGAAATACTTTGTTGCTCTACCGATCTAACCGATTTATTCTAGGGCTCTCACTATACGAATGTCAAAAGTATCCAGATTGGTTGTATTTGAATATCCGGATAGTAAGAGCCCtagtttattcgttattcgtaacaatttttgcccaactctgttacgCGGTGCTGTGTCGATGCGAATAACACTGTTCAACGAATTCGAACACTTCCAGACCTATAACTGCGAGTTAACGTTCCTGATACGAGCTGCATACgaacgcgcgcgtgtgtgtgtgtatcagGAATGTCCACACTGGAAGTTGCAAGTCTAACGTTGAACAGTGCAACTATCGACCGATATAATTAACGTGTATGGTTGATTTGCAGTAGTTCCTGGGTCCGAAGACCTGAGCGGAGAAGATGATCCGAACGCAACACCGCCCCGCACGAAGGTCGAACGTGTCCCGCCAAAGCCTAAGCTGAAGAGACCAAAAATCCTGAAACGTAGAAGCTCGAGAAATTGCCACACGCCTATGTCGGCTTCCGGTGGCAAAGACTGGGGAGAACGATGCGTTGACGTATTCGAAGTCATAGCGCAGATCGGAGAGGGTACCTATGGCCAGGTGTACAAGGCTCAAGACAAACGAGCTAGCGTGCTTGTAGCACTGAAGAAAGTACGCCTGGAAAACGAGAAAGAAGGGTTCCCGATCACGGCAGTGCGCGAGATCAAAATCCTCCGACAGCTGAATCACAAGAATATTGTAAACTTAAGGGAAATAGTCACGGACAAACAGGATGCCTTAGACTTCAGAAAGGTACATCAGACTTGTTCGATGACTATACAATTTTACAGCTTTGTTTCACACTaggtttaatatttttaatttacgattatctGGATTATAAAGATGCATCCATGAGGAAttatttgataaatttatttctctttgggtatatattataaaacaaatagctAAAAATTTGGACAGATACGTTTTCGTTATTTTGTTGACGTAATGTAATATAGTTATTTTTAGCGCCCCGTAAAGCTAGTGTTAACAATATTCTGTTAGAGAATTAGAGAACTTCATTTCTTCTAGGAGGTTTTGAACGACAAAGTAGTTGTAATCACCGTAACTGTAAAATACACCATAGTGCAAGGGATTAAATCCATTGTTGCTTTTATAGGATAAAGGGTCGTTCTACCTCGTGTTCGAGTACATGGACCACGACTTGATGGGTCTTCTAGAGTCCGGGATGGTAGACTTCAATGAGATGAACAACGCAAGCATAATGAAGCAATTGTTAGACGGTTTAAATTACTGCCACAGTAAAAACTTTTTACACAGAGACATAAAGTGTTCAAACATATTGATGAACAATAAGTACGTAATTCGCGTAATCGgcgcaatttcaatgaaacgttAATAGCTAACAAATGATCGTGTAATTTTTACAGAGGGGAAGTAAAATTAGCTGACTTTGGACTTGCAAGACTTTACAATGCCGAAGATAGACAGCGACCTTATACAAACAAAGTAATCACTTTGTGGTATAGACCGCCTGAATTGCTGTTAGGCGAGGAACGTTATGGACCTGCAATAGACGTGTGGAGTTGTGGTTGTATATTAGGAGAATTATTTTCTAAGAAACCGCTGTTCCAGGTACGAAAATTTGACATTAAATGAACGTCGTAGAGTAATAACTACGTTTGAAATTAATCGTTATCTTTCTTCTCTGTAGGCGAACATAGAGATGATGCAATTGGAGATGATTTCCAGAGTCTGTGGCACACCGACTCCTGCCGTTTGGCCTTCTGTGATAAAATTGCCATTGTGGCACACACTCAAGCCAAAAAAGTCCCATAGAAGACGCTTACGGGAAGATTTCTCGTTCATGCCGGCACCAGCCTTGGATCTGTTAGACAAAATGTTAGAATTAGATCCCGAGAAACGAATAACGGCTGCCGATGCGCTTAAAAGTGCTTGGCTGAAAAATGTTCAACCTGAGCAGtatgttttcttttttcaatttcactatATTTCTAACGGGAATACTACTGCGCGTAAATTAAAAAGTACAAAGAGATATAGTATTGCAA contains:
- the Cdk12 gene encoding cyclin-dependent kinase 12 isoform X3, which codes for MLGDMPGSRDIERAERNGRFRSRRRDSTGSDINRHNFEGSDKKHRRHGKSKSSGKKKKKRSRDKSIENVPTVASSIVKPLVEYSDVSSEDLSEPEAGEIQSEDSRGNSYTDGEVPETVLQRRYYGGSPVRALGASPISLSPSPPVQHRHSSRHYSPNEQQPSAMHGGTPEYEEESRRYARRKEKKHKREKKKKRSLSPSSSSGKKKKRKSKRHSHSMSPHRIPDEIIISPEHEKPVGNWSESPPLPLKDSTSPISPATPQELREFSDVELVLSRQPRNVTPPPLPPRPTESPHTPLLPPRTATPENNKANLSTIKHTPERQKHSPSIHARRNSISPGPMISASRRRPHSPSPPSRRRDHSPARRRDFSPNPMVHRLRHSPSPSRRREFSPSPVGHRRRGDPVNSPPSSKRRRRDEPDRRHRHHEKDRRDKRKSRSTRSPTGSRLHLPLSRSRSRSPGRWRKIQSRSRSRSRRRSRTPKKSRSPSKSHKSVRKHKSKSPRPSRIPSPSPHRPRPRSPSSITARNLRVQAKISETSLFAELVKDRNMRELAFKKLQAAKEKAVNQDEVQIIEGTDDKEGSNASSENKASSTDNKDKYVNHKDQAKGANESMKSVDVVDIPVPGSDDSGIAGKTPPLPMAVQSVSAPNLMPGGNQPPTVVYTSPTTAASNSCPVTVTSSPNFPTVTNVQAPPLPQSDPANVPCIPQPSMSVPIPVPVPVLPNMSIPPPPIPIPVPAPNTAMSKFNPPNNLVPLKSVDPPKPPIVAFKTKSLSRLPLPPGINQNDLESIDSPPSRSPSPPSKAQMKFPASTPKPPQKKSIKDLPMPPVPGSEDLSGEDDPNATPPRTKVERVPPKPKLKRPKILKRRSSRNCHTPMSASGGKDWGERCVDVFEVIAQIGEGTYGQVYKAQDKRASVLVALKKVRLENEKEGFPITAVREIKILRQLNHKNIVNLREIVTDKQDALDFRKDKGSFYLVFEYMDHDLMGLLESGMVDFNEMNNASIMKQLLDGLNYCHSKNFLHRDIKCSNILMNNKGEVKLADFGLARLYNAEDRQRPYTNKVITLWYRPPELLLGEERYGPAIDVWSCGCILGELFSKKPLFQANIEMMQLEMISRVCGTPTPAVWPSVIKLPLWHTLKPKKSHRRRLREDFSFMPAPALDLLDKMLELDPEKRITAADALKSAWLKNVQPEQMPAPQLPTWQDCHELWSKKRRRQLREQQESSTGKIPLLPLPNKGGPHKAIEDLSDVGGSSKRLKMEAGYNSHPNRLGAESHYGGDNLFNQSGPFMVSPTSYYYASPPPVKPRLKGDPSSHLNELCAEDSLARKLSILTNALNQGKPIRVDDLMSLRSDNESDPKVVQLLGELHTELRLAANSRPSGQLESHLPVLNPPSLDTNTSQSGNFDAHAVYAGDDAMSSGRWSQLATAGVRSALLALMSRYGLETYNPSPAITRPPGKPASNLMQNLFLPSTSSQSAFSS
- the Cdk12 gene encoding cyclin-dependent kinase 12 isoform X1; translation: MLGDMPGSRDIERAERNGRFRSRRRDSTGSDINRHNFEGSDKKHRRHGKSKSSGKKKKKRSRDKSIENVPTVASSIVKPLVEYSDVSSEDLSEPEAGEIQSEDSRGNSYTDGEVPETVLQRRYYGGSPVRALGASPISLSPSPPVQHRHSSRHYSPNEQQPSAMHGGTPEYEEESRRYARRKEKKHKREKKKKRSLSPSSSSGKKKKRKSKRHSHSMSPHRIPDEIIISPEHEKPVGNWSESPPLPLKDSTSPISPATPQELREFSDVELVLSRQPRNVTPPPLPPRPTESPHTPLLPPRTATPENNKANLSTIKHTPERQKHSPSIHARRNSISPGPMISASRRRPHSPSPPSRRRDHSPARRRDFSPNPMVHRLRHSPSPSRRREFSPSPVGHRRRGDPVNSPPSSKRRRRDEPDRRHRHHEKDRRDKRKSRSTRSPTGSRLHLPLSRSRSRSPGRWRKIQSRSRSRSRRRSRTPKKSRSPSKSHKSVRKHKSKSPRPSRIPSPSPHRPRPRSPSSITARNLRVQAKISETSLFAELVKDRNMRELAFKKLQAAKEKAVNQDEVQIIEGTDDKEGSNASSENKASSTDNKDKYVNHKDQAKGANESMKSVDVVDIPVPGSDDSGIAGKTPPLPMAVQSVSAPNLMPGGNQPPTVVYTSPTTAASNSCPVTVTSSPNFPTVTNVQAPPLPQSDPANVPCIPQPSMSVPIPVPVPVLPNMSIPPPPIPIPVPAPNTAMSKFNPPNNLVPLKSVDPPKPPIVAFKTKSLSRLPLPPGINQNDLESIDSPPSRSPSPPSKAQMKFPASTPKPPQKKSIKDLPMPPVVPGSEDLSGEDDPNATPPRTKVERVPPKPKLKRPKILKRRSSRNCHTPMSASGGKDWGERCVDVFEVIAQIGEGTYGQVYKAQDKRASVLVALKKVRLENEKEGFPITAVREIKILRQLNHKNIVNLREIVTDKQDALDFRKDKGSFYLVFEYMDHDLMGLLESGMVDFNEMNNASIMKQLLDGLNYCHSKNFLHRDIKCSNILMNNKGEVKLADFGLARLYNAEDRQRPYTNKVITLWYRPPELLLGEERYGPAIDVWSCGCILGELFSKKPLFQANIEMMQLEMISRVCGTPTPAVWPSVIKLPLWHTLKPKKSHRRRLREDFSFMPAPALDLLDKMLELDPEKRITAADALKSAWLKNVQPEQMPAPQLPTWQDCHELWSKKRRRQLREQQESSTGKIPLLPLPNKGGPHKAIEDLSDVGGSSKRLKMEAGYNSHPNRLGAESHYGGDNLFNQSGPFMVSPTSYYYASPPPVKPRLKGDPSSHLNELCAEDSLARKLSILTNALNQGKPIRVDDLMSLRSDNESDPKVVQLLGELHTELRLAANSRPSGQLESHLPVLNPPSLDTNTSQSGNFDAHAVYAGDDAMSSGRWSQLATAGVRSALLALMSRYGLETYNPSPAITRPPGKPASNLMQNLFLPSTSSQSAFSS
- the Cdk12 gene encoding cyclin-dependent kinase 12 isoform X7, translating into MLGDMPGSRDIERAERNGRFRSRRRDSTGSDINRHNFEGSDKKHRRHGKIKPLVEYSDVSSEDLSEPEAGEIQSEDSRGNSYTDGEVPETVLQRRYYGGSPVRALGASPISLSPSPPVQHRHSSRHYSPNEQQPSAMHGGTPEYEEESRRYARRKEKKHKREKKKKRSLSPSSSSGKKKKRKSKRHSHSMSPHRIPDEIIISPEHEKPVGNWSESPPLPLKDSTSPISPATPQELREFSDVELVLSRQPRNVTPPPLPPRPTESPHTPLLPPRTATPENNKANLSTIKHTPERQKHSPSIHARRNSISPGPMISASRRRPHSPSPPSRRRDHSPARRRDFSPNPMVHRLRHSPSPSRRREFSPSPVGHRRRGDPVNSPPSSKRRRRDEPDRRHRHHEKDRRDKRKSRSTRSPTGSRLHLPLSRSRSRSPGRWRKIQSRSRSRSRRRSRTPKKSRSPSKSHKSVRKHKSKSPRPSRIPSPSPHRPRPRSPSSITARNLRVQAKISETSLFAELVKDRNMRELAFKKLQAAKEKAVNQDEVQIIEGTDDKEGSNASSENKASSTDNKDKYVNHKDQAKGANESMKSVDVVDIPVPGSDDSGIAGKTPPLPMAVQSVSAPNLMPGGNQPPTVVYTSPTTAASNSCPVTVTSSPNFPTVTNVQAPPLPQSDPANVPCIPQPSMSVPIPVPVPVLPNMSIPPPPIPIPVPAPNTAMSKFNPPNNLVPLKSVDPPKPPIVAFKTKSLSRLPLPPGINQNDLESIDSPPSRSPSPPSKAQMKFPASTPKPPQKKSIKDLPMPPVVPGSEDLSGEDDPNATPPRTKVERVPPKPKLKRPKILKRRSSRNCHTPMSASGGKDWGERCVDVFEVIAQIGEGTYGQVYKAQDKRASVLVALKKVRLENEKEGFPITAVREIKILRQLNHKNIVNLREIVTDKQDALDFRKDKGSFYLVFEYMDHDLMGLLESGMVDFNEMNNASIMKQLLDGLNYCHSKNFLHRDIKCSNILMNNKGEVKLADFGLARLYNAEDRQRPYTNKVITLWYRPPELLLGEERYGPAIDVWSCGCILGELFSKKPLFQANIEMMQLEMISRVCGTPTPAVWPSVIKLPLWHTLKPKKSHRRRLREDFSFMPAPALDLLDKMLELDPEKRITAADALKSAWLKNVQPEQMPAPQLPTWQDCHELWSKKRRRQLREQQESSTGKIPLLPLPNKGGPHKAIEDLSDVGGSSKRLKMEAGYNSHPNRLGAESHYGGDNLFNQSGPFMVSPTSYYYASPPPVKPRLKGDPSSHLNELCAEDSLARKLSILTNALNQGKPIRVDDLMSLRSDNESDPKVVQLLGELHTELRLAANSRPSGQLESHLPVLNPPSLDTNTSQSGNFDAHAVYAGDDAMSSGRWSQLATAGVRSALLALMSRYGLETYNPSPAITRPPGKPASNLMQNLFLPSTSSQSAFSS